Proteins from a genomic interval of Tenacibaculum sp. SZ-18:
- a CDS encoding InlB B-repeat-containing protein: MKTITINIRIVVSFLLIFVSVKSVHANTKNDDNLNSGKSKILTIVNIPDTNFKNVLLNHTPTIDTNGDNEIQITEAESFTGIISANSASISDLTGIEAFINLSELNVADNNITILDISSNINLTSVSCNRNSITSLKALSNSLLNFLNCSENNLSSIDISGATGLRTLLISDANITSIDITNSTDLQVFECSKNQLTSIDISKNTSLQIFKCDENLLTSVDVSKNLDLTNLTCNTNQLTTIDVSLNINLRSLVCAVNELTSLDISKNTQLRTLNFSVNDLTTIDLSNNIQLQTLYCNGNQFTSIDLTNNTNLVEFTCDSNQLTALDLSVNSALRTLSCVSNQLASLNLANGNNSNMTQMFAGTNASLSCVQIDAGFTPPTDGTWLKDSTASYGDNCITKYALTLNATNGSINTNPNATTNEFNAGTEVTLLAIPNTGYIFDSWSGDITGATNPVNITMDADKTVTANFSLAPIVNIPDTNFKNALVNNSSINTNSDSEIQLTEALNYSSSINVSNESISDLTGIEAFENITSLICFSNTIASLDLSSNTELVNLYCYNNQISDLDLSSNSKLIELDARNNSLSSLNLANGENGNIAVMEVNNNSSLGCIQIDAGFTPPNDGTWVKDSTASYSENCIATASVINLEYNNAILIYPNPMKNSIQIESKSSEYEIDSIEIYNILGMKVVSTDDKIINVTGLTKGIYLVKLKDLKGKIALRKMIKE; this comes from the coding sequence ATGAAAACAATTACTATTAATATACGTATAGTAGTTTCATTTTTATTGATTTTCGTAAGTGTAAAATCAGTACATGCCAACACTAAAAATGATGATAATTTAAATTCTGGGAAAAGCAAAATTCTTACCATTGTTAATATTCCAGATACTAACTTTAAAAATGTGTTATTAAATCATACTCCAACTATTGACACCAATGGAGATAATGAAATACAAATAACAGAAGCGGAGTCTTTTACAGGAATAATTTCAGCAAATAGTGCATCAATTTCTGATTTAACGGGTATTGAAGCTTTTATAAACCTAAGCGAGCTTAACGTTGCCGATAATAACATAACTATCTTAGATATTTCGAGCAATATTAACCTGACAAGTGTTTCGTGTAATAGAAACAGCATTACTTCCCTAAAAGCGCTTTCAAATTCACTACTAAATTTTTTAAACTGTAGTGAAAATAACCTTAGCTCTATAGATATTTCTGGAGCAACGGGGTTAAGAACCTTACTTATTAGTGACGCAAATATTACATCTATCGATATTACAAATTCAACAGATTTACAAGTTTTCGAATGTTCTAAAAATCAATTAACCTCTATTGATATTTCAAAAAATACTTCGCTACAAATATTCAAATGTGACGAAAACTTACTTACCTCTGTTGATGTTTCAAAGAATCTTGATTTGACAAACTTAACTTGTAATACTAATCAATTAACAACTATTGATGTTAGTTTGAATATAAACTTGAGAAGCTTAGTTTGCGCTGTTAATGAATTAACTTCATTGGACATCTCTAAAAATACCCAATTAAGAACTCTGAATTTTTCTGTAAATGATTTAACTACTATAGATTTAAGTAACAATATACAATTACAGACTTTATATTGTAACGGAAATCAATTTACGTCAATCGATCTAACTAATAATACAAACTTAGTAGAATTCACTTGTGATAGTAATCAATTAACCGCTTTAGATTTATCTGTTAATTCTGCGCTGAGAACGTTATCGTGTGTATCAAATCAGCTAGCAAGTCTAAATCTTGCAAACGGTAATAATAGTAATATGACACAAATGTTTGCTGGAACAAACGCTAGTTTAAGTTGTGTTCAAATTGATGCAGGATTTACTCCTCCTACAGATGGAACTTGGTTAAAAGACAGCACTGCGAGCTACGGAGACAACTGTATAACCAAATATGCATTAACACTAAATGCAACAAACGGCTCTATAAATACCAATCCAAATGCAACAACCAATGAATTTAACGCAGGAACGGAAGTTACTTTATTAGCTATTCCAAATACTGGATACATTTTTGATAGTTGGTCTGGTGATATTACAGGTGCAACAAACCCTGTAAATATTACTATGGATGCAGATAAAACAGTTACAGCAAACTTTAGTTTAGCTCCTATTGTTAATATTCCTGATACCAACTTTAAAAATGCACTAGTAAATAACTCATCAATTAATACCAATAGTGATTCAGAAATTCAGTTGACGGAAGCTTTAAATTATTCTTCTTCAATTAATGTTTCCAATGAATCTATCTCGGACTTAACTGGAATTGAAGCTTTTGAAAATATTACTTCATTAATTTGCTTTTCGAACACAATTGCGTCATTAGACCTTTCTTCAAACACTGAATTGGTGAACTTATATTGTTACAATAACCAAATTTCTGATTTAGATCTATCTAGTAATTCAAAACTAATTGAGTTAGACGCTAGAAACAATTCGTTATCAAGTTTAAATCTTGCTAATGGTGAAAATGGAAATATTGCGGTTATGGAGGTAAATAACAACTCGTCTTTAGGTTGTATTCAAATTGATGCTGGTTTTACGCCTCCAAATGATGGAACTTGGGTGAAAGATTCAACAGCAAGCTACAGCGAAAATTGCATTGCTACAGCAAGCGTTATTAATTTAGAATACAACAATGCTATTCTAATCTATCCGAACCCTATGAAAAACAGTATTCAAATAGAATCGAAATCTTCTGAATATGAAATTGACAGTATTGAAATATATAATATCCTTGGAATGAAGGTAGTTTCAACCGATGATAAAATTATAAATGTAACAGGTCTTACTAAAGGAATTTATTTGGTAAAACTTAAAGATCTTAAGGGAAAAATAGCTTTAAGGAAAATGATTAAAGAATAA